In a single window of the Lagenorhynchus albirostris chromosome 19, mLagAlb1.1, whole genome shotgun sequence genome:
- the BCAT2 gene encoding branched-chain-amino-acid aminotransferase, mitochondrial isoform X2 — translation MAAAALRQIWTRKFLPVPWLLCGLRRYDSSSFKAADLQLEMTQEPHKKPDPSKPLLFGKTFTDHMLMVEWNREKGWGQPRIQPFQNLTVHPACSALHYSLQLFEGMKAFKGRDQCVRLFRPWLNMDRMLRSALRLCLPSFDKVELLQCIRRLVEVDKDWVPDSSGTSLYVRPVLIGNEPSLGVGNPTRALLFVILCPVGAYFPGDALSPVSLLADPSFIRAWVLWLYGPDHQLTEVGTMNIFIFWTHEDGALELVTPPLDGVILPGVVRQSLLDLARTWGEFRVAERKITMKEFLQALEDGRVREVFGSGTACQVCPVHRILYQGKHLHIPTMENGPELILRFHKELKAIQYGAKAHEWMLPV, via the exons attTGGACCCGAAAATTTCTCCCTGTCCCTTGGCTTCTGTGTGGTCTCAGAAGATATGACTCATCCAGCTTCAAG gctgcagacCTGCAGCTGGAGATGACACAGGAGCCTCATAAGAAGCCTGACCCCAGCAAGCCCCTGCTGTTCGGGAAGACATTCACCGACCACATGCTGATGGTGGAATGGAACAGGGAGAAGGGCTGGGGCCAGCCCCGAATCCAGCCCTTCCAGAACCTCACAGTGCACCCGGCCTGCTCTGCTCTCCACTATTCCCTTCAG CTCTTTGAAGGCATGAAGGCGTTCAAAGGCAGGGACCAGTGCGTGCGCCTCTTCCGACCTTGGCTCAACATGGACCGGATGCTGCGCTCTGCCCTGCGCCTCTGCCTGCCG AGTTTTGACAAGGTCGAGTTGCTCCAGTGCATCCGCCGGCTGGTGGAAGTTGACAAGGACTGGGTTCCCGACAGCTCCGGCACCAGCCTCTACGTGCGGCCTGTGTTAATTGGGAACGAG CCCTCGCTAGGTGTTGGCAACCCCACGCGAGCCCTCCTTTTCGTCATTCTCTGCCCGGTGGGCGCGTACTTCCCTGGAGATGCCTTGAGCCCTGTCTCTCTCCTGGCCGACCCATCATTCATCCGGGCCTGG GTCCTGTGGCTGTACGGGCCTGACCACCAGCTCACTGAGGTGGGCACCATGAACATCTTCATCTTCTGGACCCACGAGGATGGGG CGCTGGAACTGGTGACCCCCCCACTGGACGGTGTCATCCTGCCTGGAGTAGTTCGACAGAGTCTGCTGGACCTGGCTCGGACCTGG GGTGAGTTCCGGGTGGCAGAGCGTAAGATCACCATGAAGGAGTTCCTGCAGGCGCTGGAGGACGGCCGGGTTCGAGAAGTCTTCGGTTCAGGGACCGCTTGCCAGGTCTGCCCTGTGCACCGAATCCTGTACCAAGGCAAG CACCTCCACATTCCCACCATGGAAAATGGGCCTGAGCTGATCCTCCGCTTCCACAAGGAGCTGAAGGCGATCCAG TATGGAGCAAAAGCCCACGAGTGGATGCTACCTGTGTGA
- the BCAT2 gene encoding branched-chain-amino-acid aminotransferase, mitochondrial isoform X1: MAAAALRQIWTRKFLPVPWLLCGLRRYDSSSFKAADLQLEMTQEPHKKPDPSKPLLFGKTFTDHMLMVEWNREKGWGQPRIQPFQNLTVHPACSALHYSLQLFEGMKAFKGRDQCVRLFRPWLNMDRMLRSALRLCLPSFDKVELLQCIRRLVEVDKDWVPDSSGTSLYVRPVLIGNEPSLGVGNPTRALLFVILCPVGAYFPGDALSPVSLLADPSFIRAWVGGVGDYKLGGNYGPTVFVQQEALKKGCEQVLWLYGPDHQLTEVGTMNIFIFWTHEDGALELVTPPLDGVILPGVVRQSLLDLARTWGEFRVAERKITMKEFLQALEDGRVREVFGSGTACQVCPVHRILYQGKHLHIPTMENGPELILRFHKELKAIQYGAKAHEWMLPV; the protein is encoded by the exons attTGGACCCGAAAATTTCTCCCTGTCCCTTGGCTTCTGTGTGGTCTCAGAAGATATGACTCATCCAGCTTCAAG gctgcagacCTGCAGCTGGAGATGACACAGGAGCCTCATAAGAAGCCTGACCCCAGCAAGCCCCTGCTGTTCGGGAAGACATTCACCGACCACATGCTGATGGTGGAATGGAACAGGGAGAAGGGCTGGGGCCAGCCCCGAATCCAGCCCTTCCAGAACCTCACAGTGCACCCGGCCTGCTCTGCTCTCCACTATTCCCTTCAG CTCTTTGAAGGCATGAAGGCGTTCAAAGGCAGGGACCAGTGCGTGCGCCTCTTCCGACCTTGGCTCAACATGGACCGGATGCTGCGCTCTGCCCTGCGCCTCTGCCTGCCG AGTTTTGACAAGGTCGAGTTGCTCCAGTGCATCCGCCGGCTGGTGGAAGTTGACAAGGACTGGGTTCCCGACAGCTCCGGCACCAGCCTCTACGTGCGGCCTGTGTTAATTGGGAACGAG CCCTCGCTAGGTGTTGGCAACCCCACGCGAGCCCTCCTTTTCGTCATTCTCTGCCCGGTGGGCGCGTACTTCCCTGGAGATGCCTTGAGCCCTGTCTCTCTCCTGGCCGACCCATCATTCATCCGGGCCTGGGTGGGTGGGGTCGGTGACTACAAGCTGGGGGG GAATTACGGGCCCACCGTGTTTGTGCAGCAGGAGGCCCTAAAGAAGGGGTGTGAACAGGTCCTGTGGCTGTACGGGCCTGACCACCAGCTCACTGAGGTGGGCACCATGAACATCTTCATCTTCTGGACCCACGAGGATGGGG CGCTGGAACTGGTGACCCCCCCACTGGACGGTGTCATCCTGCCTGGAGTAGTTCGACAGAGTCTGCTGGACCTGGCTCGGACCTGG GGTGAGTTCCGGGTGGCAGAGCGTAAGATCACCATGAAGGAGTTCCTGCAGGCGCTGGAGGACGGCCGGGTTCGAGAAGTCTTCGGTTCAGGGACCGCTTGCCAGGTCTGCCCTGTGCACCGAATCCTGTACCAAGGCAAG CACCTCCACATTCCCACCATGGAAAATGGGCCTGAGCTGATCCTCCGCTTCCACAAGGAGCTGAAGGCGATCCAG TATGGAGCAAAAGCCCACGAGTGGATGCTACCTGTGTGA